Part of the Coriobacteriaceae bacterium genome is shown below.
GCCCCGTGTTCCAGGCAATCTATCCGTTCCTGCCGTTCACTCATGGCATCAACGCCATGCATGCCGCCATGGCCGGCGCCTACCATATGGAGTACTGGGTTGAGCTGGGCATTCTGGCGAGCTATCTGATTCCGTCGCTGGCCTTGGGCGTCGTCTTCCGCCGTCCGGTCATCAAAGCCAACGACTGGATCATCGAAAAGCTGGAGTCGACAAAGCTTATTTAGTGTAACAGCGTGACGTTGACGAAACATCGAGGTTATTCAAGTCGGTACTTTAGTGGGCTGGATTGCGTGGGCTGCTTGATTGTTGCTACAGTAGCGGGGCGTGCCGGGGGTCCGGTGCGTCCCGTTTTTATTTGACCATGAGGCGGCACGCAGCCATACGCGTGCGGACACCACGCCCAGATTGAGTGCGAGGATGTTCCATGGCCCAATACGCTGCCAACGAAATCGAAAACATGCCCGATAGCCCTGTGGCCCGTGAGGATTTGGGCGCGGGCGGTATTCCCAGGGGTGCCGGCGCACGCTCTCCGCTGTTCTGGAAGGTTTTGCTACTTTCGGTGGCGGTCACCTGGGGCTACTCCTTTACCACTATGAAGGACGCCCTCGACACCATTCCGGTGTTCGAGCTGCTCTATGTACGCTTTCTGCCTGCAGCGTTGGTCATGTTTGCCGTCTTCCACAAGCGCATCACTGCACATTTCAACGCTCGCAATCTGATTGTTGGCCTGAGTATGGGCGTGCTTATGTGGGCGGCCTATGCGTTGCAGACGGTCGGCCTGGCGCATACTACGGCAGGCAAGAATGCTTTTTTGACGGGCACGTATTGCATCCTTGTGCCGTTCGCGAGCTATTTTCTGAGCGGCGAAAAACTCACCCGCTATAACCTGGGTGCAGCACTGCTGTGCTTGGCGGGCATTGGCCTGGTGGCGCTCGATAGCGTCGAGTTCAACATCGGTGACGCCATTACGCTGGCGGGTGCGGTCTTCTTCGCCATCCAGATGGCGGTGACCGCCAAGTACGGTCGCAAAATGGACATCAACGTCATCACGTTTTGGATGTTTGTGGGCAACGGCGTGCTGAGCCTGGTATCGTCGCTGCTCTTCGAGACCCAAGCGCCTCTATCCGTGTGGACGCCGAGCTTTATCGGTGTGATGGCGTTTCTCTCGGTGGGCTGTACGTGCGTGGCCCTGCTCATCCAAAACGTCGGCCTGGCGCATGTCCCGGCCTCGACGGGCTCGCTGCTCCTTTCGATGGAGTCGCCTTCGGGTGTGCTGTTCTCGGTGCTGCTGATGGGGGAGGCGCTCACCTCGCGTCTGCTCGCCGGCTTCGCACTCATCTTCCTATCGATCATTTTGAGCGAGACGCATTTCGACTTTTTGCGCAAAAAGCCGCGAGCGCGATTGTAAACAAATTGTTGCGCCGCCCTCCCAGGGCGGCATTTTTTATGTCATGCCCTTACAGTTGTGCCTTGCACTTTACGCTATCAAAGTGCTTGCTGCAAAAACGTTACTGGAGGGCATTTATGGCACCAGCTCTGTCCGATCTTCAACCGCAACCAGCGCCTCAGACCACTACGGTGGCGCAGGCCGCTATCGGCAATGGCCTGGTCACAGAAGCTCGGGCTTTTGCAGACGAGCTCGCTGCGTGGCGACACGATCTCCATCAAACGCCTGAGCTCGGTAACAACCTTCCACAGACGTCCGCCTTTATCCAGGCACGTCTCGACGAGATGGATATTCCCTATGCCGTGCTTGTTGACGGCTCCTGTGTCGTTGGCCTTATCGGTGCCGGCGCGGCAGCTGCTGCTCGGGATAACGGTACGTGCACGGACAAGCAGGCCGGTACGGTTATCATGCTCCGTGGCGATATGGATGCCCTGCCTGTTGCCGAGGAGTCGGGAGAGTCTTTTGCCTCTATCAATGGCTGTATGCACGCATGCGGACACGATATGCACGCGACGGCGCTGCTTGGTGCGGCGCGCCTGCTCAAGGTCCGCGAGGCCGAGCTTGTCGACGCCAATGCTACTGTCAAGCTGCTGTTCCAGCCGGGCGAGGAGACCTTTGAGGGGGCACGCGCTGCCATCGCCGATGGCTTGCTCGAGAACCCGCGTCCTCAGGCGGCTTTTGCCATGCACGTTAACAGCCAATCGCCACTCGGCCTGGTGCTCTATGGGAGCCCGGCGCTCTCGGGCGTGTACGGTTTCCGTATCACGCTGCAGGGCAAGGGTGGCCACGGTTCCAGCCCCGAGATCTGCATCGATCCCATCACGGCCGGCGTGCATGTGCACCTGGCGCTTCAGGAGCTTATCGCTCGCGAAGTGCCGGCGGCCAAGGAGGTCGCACTGACCGTGGGCAAGTTTGCCGGTGGCCAAGCGGCCAACGTCATCCCAGACACCTGCGTGCTCGAAGGCACGTTGCGCGGCTTCGACGTCGAGCTCATGGAGCACCTCAAGACCCGCATCGCCGAGGTCGTCAACGGTGTGGCCGCAACGTATCGCACGCCGGCGACTATCGAGACGCTTTCGGATGTTCCGCCGCTGGTACTCGACGACGGCATGACGCAGGCGTCGCTTGGCTATGTGGGTGCGACGCTGCCCAAGGCCGCCTTCCTGCCGTTGTTCCACGCCATGGCGAGCGAGGACTTCGCTTTGATCTCGAGCGAGATCCCGAGTGCGTACTTTACCGTGGGCGCCGCTGTAACCGATACGGATGAGCATTTTGCCCAGCACCATCCCAAGGCGCGCTTTAACGATGCCGAGCTGCCGCTCGGTGCCGCGGCTTATACCGCCGTCGCTTTGGGCTATATCGCCGACCACAGGGAGTAACCAATGCCCCTGCAACGCAAGTTCTTCCCCGGCTGGCTCGTGGTGGCCTCTGGCTTCGTGATCATGGCCACGTGCTACACGATTTTCGTCAACTGCATGAGCCTGTTCCAGCCGCTCATCGTCAGCGACCTGGGCATTTCCCTTGCGCAGTACACCATCTCCAACGCCCACGATCGCTGCGTCTAAGCAGTTTGGCATGGCCGACCTGGGCAAGGTCACGGGCACCATTACCTCGCTCGAGATGGTCGGTGGCACCGTAGGCGCCATCGTCTCGGGTGTGCTGTTCGACGCTACGGGCTCCTTTGTGAGCACCTGGATTGTCTGCTTGGCGTGCTCGGTAATCATGCTGGCGTTCTTGCGGGCGTCTGAGCCCATCGCCGCCAAGCTGCGCGCAAGCGTGGCGGGGGAGTAGACGTCCGTCGCTCTTTTCGTTCGCCCTGTTCTGTCCGTGGCTGTCCTGGAAGCCGAATGGATGCTCGTACCATCATTCGGTTTCCAAGGCGGCCACGGGCCTACGAAATGATCCGTTTTCCTCCGTCCCCAACAGATCACGTGATCCGAAGGGGACGGAGGAAAACGGATCACAAACCGCGGCGGCGCATCTGGCCGAACGAGTCCCCATACCCTCGTTCGGTCAGACGCGCCGCCGCGTTGCTGCTTTGTGCCGTATAATGTCCACTACCTATGACGCGATACAAAAGAAAGGTGTTTGCCCATGCAGGCACAGAAGGCGGAGGGAACCCGCGACCTTATCGGCGCCGAGATGCGCGCCTGGCAAAAGATGCAGCAGATCGCTGCCGGCGTGTTCGAGCCGTTTGGCTTTAAGCCCATCGAGACGCCCGCGATCGAGCAGGTGGACGTCTTTGTCCACGGCATCGGCCAGTCGACCGACGTCGTGCGCAAGGAGATGTTCCGCGTGTTTAGCGGCGCCAACCTGGAGCGCGTCTTTACCGAGGGTACCGATACCAAGCTCAAGCCCAAGCAGCGCCTGGCCCTTCGCCCCGAGGGCACGGCCGGTGTGGTGCGCGCCGTCGTGGAGAACAACCTGGTGCCCCAGGGCTCCACGCCGTTTAAGGCCTACTATGCCGAGGCCATGTTCCGCGGCGAGCGTCCCCAGAAGGGTCGTCTGCGTCAGTTCCACCAGGTGGGTATCGAGTGGCTCGGCGCTCCCGATCCGGCGGCAGACGCCGAATGCATCATCATGCTCATGGAGTTCTACAAGCGCCTGGGCTTCGATCTTTCCAAGCTTCGTCTGCTCATTAACTCGATGGGCGACGCCCAGTGCCGTCCGGCCTATCGCGAGCAGGTCAAGCAGTTCATTCTCGATCACGCCGACGAGATGTGCGATGAGTGCCGCGAGCGCGCCGAGCTTAACCCGCTGCGCGCCTTCGACTGCAAGAACGACCATTGCCGCGAGATCATGGCCGAGGCTCCGTTGATGGGTGACAACCTGTGCGACGAGTGCCGTGAGCACTACGAGCAGGTCAAGCGCTATCTGGATGCCGCCGGCATCGAGTATGTCGAGGATCCCACCCTGGTGCGCGGCCTGGACTACTACACCCGTACCGTCTTTGAGGTCGAGGCCCCCGGCGCCGGCGTCGGCTCCATCGGCGGCGGCGGTCGCTACGACGGTCTGGTCGAGCTCGAGGGCGGCAAGCCCACGGCCGGCGTCGGCTTCGCCGTCGGTTTTGAGCGCGCCCTGCTGGCCCTGCAGGCCTTTGGCAGCGACCTGGGCGCCGATGAGGCCCCGTGTGTCTACGTCGCCAACGCCGGCAAGGAGTTGCGCCAGAACGTCTTTGCCATTACGCAGGAGCTTCGCGCCGCAGGTATCGTGACCGAGGCCGACTATCAGGGCCGTTCGCTCAAGGCCCAGTTTAAGCAGGCCGATAAGGTGGGCGCCAAGCTCATCTTGGTCCTGGGTGGCGACGAGCTTGCCGCCGGCAAGGTCAAGGTGCGCGACATGGAGAGCCATGACGAGGCCCTCGTCGATCTGGCCAACGTGGTCGAGGCGGTTCGCGAGCGCCTGTAGCGCATGATTTTTGAGCTGTAGTGCCGCTGAGGTGCCCAGCTCATTGCGAGCGATTGTTACGGGGGTGTTTCGCTTTTATGCGGAATGCCCCTATTTACGTATGCCGCCCACCGAGAAATACGACCATTTAGGGCAAAAACCCTTGCAATGCAGAAAATACTTTTGTGTGGTAAAGTGCAATCAGCGCCGAAAGTTTTTGCCGAGTGCCTATAATGAATACCGCATGTTACGTGCATAGAAGGAGGAATGGGAGGAAACGTGGCTGAGAACCTAAGCAACCAGTCTGTACCCGAAGCCGCGGCGCGCGTCGCTGCCGTGGTCAACCGCCTCGTTAACCGAATCGGCTCGAA
Proteins encoded:
- a CDS encoding DMT family transporter, with the protein product MAQYAANEIENMPDSPVAREDLGAGGIPRGAGARSPLFWKVLLLSVAVTWGYSFTTMKDALDTIPVFELLYVRFLPAALVMFAVFHKRITAHFNARNLIVGLSMGVLMWAAYALQTVGLAHTTAGKNAFLTGTYCILVPFASYFLSGEKLTRYNLGAALLCLAGIGLVALDSVEFNIGDAITLAGAVFFAIQMAVTAKYGRKMDINVITFWMFVGNGVLSLVSSLLFETQAPLSVWTPSFIGVMAFLSVGCTCVALLIQNVGLAHVPASTGSLLLSMESPSGVLFSVLLMGEALTSRLLAGFALIFLSIILSETHFDFLRKKPRARL
- a CDS encoding M20 family metallopeptidase, with amino-acid sequence MAPALSDLQPQPAPQTTTVAQAAIGNGLVTEARAFADELAAWRHDLHQTPELGNNLPQTSAFIQARLDEMDIPYAVLVDGSCVVGLIGAGAAAAARDNGTCTDKQAGTVIMLRGDMDALPVAEESGESFASINGCMHACGHDMHATALLGAARLLKVREAELVDANATVKLLFQPGEETFEGARAAIADGLLENPRPQAAFAMHVNSQSPLGLVLYGSPALSGVYGFRITLQGKGGHGSSPEICIDPITAGVHVHLALQELIAREVPAAKEVALTVGKFAGGQAANVIPDTCVLEGTLRGFDVELMEHLKTRIAEVVNGVAATYRTPATIETLSDVPPLVLDDGMTQASLGYVGATLPKAAFLPLFHAMASEDFALISSEIPSAYFTVGAAVTDTDEHFAQHHPKARFNDAELPLGAAAYTAVALGYIADHRE
- the hisS gene encoding histidine--tRNA ligase; this encodes MQAQKAEGTRDLIGAEMRAWQKMQQIAAGVFEPFGFKPIETPAIEQVDVFVHGIGQSTDVVRKEMFRVFSGANLERVFTEGTDTKLKPKQRLALRPEGTAGVVRAVVENNLVPQGSTPFKAYYAEAMFRGERPQKGRLRQFHQVGIEWLGAPDPAADAECIIMLMEFYKRLGFDLSKLRLLINSMGDAQCRPAYREQVKQFILDHADEMCDECRERAELNPLRAFDCKNDHCREIMAEAPLMGDNLCDECREHYEQVKRYLDAAGIEYVEDPTLVRGLDYYTRTVFEVEAPGAGVGSIGGGGRYDGLVELEGGKPTAGVGFAVGFERALLALQAFGSDLGADEAPCVYVANAGKELRQNVFAITQELRAAGIVTEADYQGRSLKAQFKQADKVGAKLILVLGGDELAAGKVKVRDMESHDEALVDLANVVEAVRERL